The DNA region TATGAATTGTGAGTGATAGTTGATATGTGGGAATCGAACCCTTGACATCATACCGAACATCATTCTAGGATAGCAGTTCGATTAGGTGAATGGGATACGACAACGCAGGTGGACTGCAAGGAGGAAGACAACGGCGATAAGACCTGCAACCGGTTTCCTCATCGAGATATCTTCGTGGAAAGGGTTATCCCTCACGATCAGTACTCAAGACAGTCCAAGAACCACGAGCATGATATCGCACTGATAAAGTTGTCCAAGCGAGCTCCAAGTACGGACTCAATATCACCGATCTGTATTCCGACTGCGGACATGGCCTCCGAGTTACAGGTCGATCGGGAATCCTTTGTAGTAGCTGGCTGGGGAAAGTCCTCCGATTTTGATTGTAAGTTACCTGTAGATTCCTCTCGAACTTCACCACTAATCTCAAACTATTCCCAGCATCCAGCATCCGGAAGCTGAAGGTAACTCTTCCCGGCCAGCCGATGAGCAAATGCACCAAGGCTTACGCCAGCCAGAGTGTGGAGTTCACCGAGAATCAGCTGTGCGTGGGTGGAACCGCCGGACGGGACTCGTGCCGGGGTGATTCCGGTGGTCCGCTGATGGTGATCATTGACAACCACTGGCACCTGGCCGGGATCGTCAGTGTGGGACCGGTGGACTGCGGGACGGAAGGAGTCCCGGGGATCTACACCAGGCTGGGGAGCTACCTGGAGTGGGTTGCCGGAAGAATCGAGTTGGAATCGAACCTGACTGAAGTCTAGTGATACTATTAGTTGTAATTAGttataaaaatcacaaaactcacAATCAAATTTGAGAGCATTGTACTCTCAACCGTCTGTTGTGAGagtaaaatcttcaaaaaatcgttAATCAGTGATAGTTAAACTACAAAAAACTTAGATTGATTACAATTTAAGTGACAATATCAATTATGTCAAAAAGACAACATCCTTTCGGATGTAATGGAAAATCgcaataaaaatgttaatgGGTTTTCCTAAATTGCGCCAAAAACACTCCACCCTTCTCATGATCACCTGAATCACTTCACAACCATTGTATACTCTAGCCAATTGAACTTCAGCGATGTCAGCAAGAGGACAGGTGTCCAAACGACACGCGTTCCAGCGCGTACCTACTCTCTAGATCGAAGTGGACACAGATAAACAGATCTAAATTAGTCTGACTTTCACTGACTTACTTTACCGCCATCTGTTGATTCATTTTGAAACCTCAAAAAAGCTCCACAATCGTTCTTCAAACCCTCAGAGTCCATTCTCCAAATATCCATGATCCCAATCCGGAACCATTTGACCGTTCCAGCAGCGCAGGCCAAATCAGCTGACAAATCAATTAGGCGCGAGCTCGCGCTCCCAAAAGCTATCATTTAGCGACGCGGAACCCCAGCACAACCGTGAGAGCTTTCCAAAGCTCGGCGCTCCCGCGTGGAGGGGGAAATTCATTAGCGCTAATTAAACTGTCATACCAACAACCGGCCTCCCCTGAACGTGACGTTTTGCCAAGTAGTACCTGCCGCCCTACTGACTGCTGCGGTAACTGAACACAACATTATCAAGGCTGATGTCAGGTCGGGAGGATCTTGTTGCAAACCTGTGCATCGCACGTGTGACGGGATATCGATTGGGGCGATTGCGATAGGATTTGGACCCCTCCACCATCGCGAGGGGAAGTAATTAATTTAGTTGGTTCATTGCAGGACGTCACGGCGGgcgatttgtttcaatttaATGAGACAATGGCATGGCAAGGTACTAAGAAGAAGGACAACTACGGTTAACTTAAAATTAATTACAGCAAATTTACTTATGGATTTGTTCTTATTGCGAAGAGccctgaaaatataaaaaatatgtatgatTAATCAATTTATGATATTTAATTATGCGGCCTGGTCGGACAAAATGGGTAATAGATATTTTGATCTATTTGGTATCTTTGGCAAAGTTAAAGTTTAAGAtaagagggcttttgttaatttgatttggttaaccgcggtggattttcttgaaataattcgaactgtcaaaaatccaccaaagcatctaccggtggatacttttctaccacagatttttgtgcgatcaatgtggtggatgctttggtggatttttgacagttcgaattatttcaagaaaatccaccgcggttcaccaaatcaaattaacaaaagccctaaggacttttcagaaaagaaAGGTAcatgacaaaaatgatttttttatttttaccacagcagttccccacgaaaacagcatgtgtcgaaaaaaaaggttttccgatcgggctcaaaaattttctgagagttccttggccgaaataattagacaaGTATTTTTGTTTagtcattagggtgacctaaaaaaaatggcaattttcatcgatttttgcataaacaaccatttcaaccgattttagctgtcttgagcgCAAACGAAAGGGTATTAGATATGCTTTTCGTACGTAAAATACGCAACATTtgataccctaacatgtataggccatcgctgatttttttaagttatcgcagttttagtgaaataagtcgtttttttaccgttttcgtattttttccgtttttgcgcggcgcgtcgaaaaatccagtttatattttcagaaaatcgtatctcgaaaaattgaaacataactttaccattttttgatatattatgaaaaattttccgaggaaaattttcaaacatggGCTCTATGGTCCCGAGACATTCAAaagagcattttaagtttttatttgaccttttcaaatgatatGCTATATCTTTGAAACTTTGCGCTCAACACAgcaaaaatcggttgaaatggtgcggagttttgaattttcgaaaaatgtgatttttgcaaaagaacaattctctacgaaaacggTATTTTTCCTTCCATttaagtttttgtattttttaacccggctgaaacttttttggtgccttcggtatgcccaaagaagcaattttgcatcattagtttgtccatataattttccatacaaatttggcaactacaagaacgatgtatgaaaattcaaaaatctgtatctttttaaggaattgtttgatcgacaaagttgtaagtatagatatggactatgatacacggtaaaaacaattttggtgattttttatttaactttttgtcactaaaacttgatttgccaaaaaacactaatttttttttatatatgctTTAGaggacaacttttcagaaatttccaagttgtgcaaaaaatcatagaccgagttatgaatttttgaatcaatacagattttttttcaaataatcgaaatgtttgtcgcaaaaaattttcatctaaatttttcgatgtaaaatcaaatttgcaatcaaaaagtaataaagtgaaattttgataaaatgcaccgtttgcagttaaatccattttcaggtgtttttatttttttaaatagtcgctgtttttattttttttaaataagtgcacatgttagcccacttttgaaaaaaatactatcaagactaacatttcaaagagGCCAAACATAtgatattacgcctttttaaaatgttagtcttggtttagttaatgagatatcgacattagaaaatggtgggttgtttggatgggacttagaaaacatcaattttccagtttttaaacacttgcatggaaatatctcagcaactaagggtcgtatcaacaaagttcaataatgcaaaatatagagaattttctcagcctttcaaaaatatttttttcaaaagagggCAAACcagtgcacttatttaaaaaatcaaaaactgcgactatttttttaaaaatacctggaaatagatttaacttgaaaacggtgcactttatcaaaattttactaaagtacattttgattgcaaatttgattttacaccgaaaaattaagttgaaaaatttttgcgaccaatatttagattttttgaaagaatcagtattgatcaaaaaattcataactcggtcaaagattttatacacaacctggaaatttctgaaaagttggcattttatgtcctctaaaacatatcaaaaaattaataatagtgtttttttggtgacaaaaagttaaataaaaaatcaccatttttttaccgtgtatcattttttttcagtgta from Culex quinquefasciatus strain JHB chromosome 3, VPISU_Cqui_1.0_pri_paternal, whole genome shotgun sequence includes:
- the LOC6046655 gene encoding serine protease easter isoform X1; translation: MGRLPWTAVLMAAKLVLLNAQLNEDCTTPGGQHGTCVPVRDCSFVREIFAKVSSREDQLNVLRYRCGTLAASGKVLVCCPRLVSATGCGRLTLQNKIVGGEETEPNEFPWTVRLVYLRNGVRLFRCGGSLISEYYVVTAAHCVVELRTYELIAVRLGEWDTTTQVDCKEEDNGDKTCNRFPHRDIFVERVIPHDQYSRQSKNHEHDIALIKLSKRAPSTDSISPICIPTADMASELQVDRESFVVAGWGKSSDFDSSSIRKLKVTLPGQPMSKCTKAYASQSVEFTENQLCVGGTAGRDSCRGDSGGPLMVIIDNHWHLAGIVSVGPVDCGTEGVPGIYTRLGSYLEWVAGRIELESNLTEV
- the LOC6046655 gene encoding serine protease easter isoform X2: MLNEDCTTPGGQHGTCVPVRDCSFVREIFAKVSSREDQLNVLRYRCGTLAASGKVLVCCPRLVSATGCGRLTLQNKIVGGEETEPNEFPWTVRLVYLRNGVRLFRCGGSLISEYYVVTAAHCVVELRTYELIAVRLGEWDTTTQVDCKEEDNGDKTCNRFPHRDIFVERVIPHDQYSRQSKNHEHDIALIKLSKRAPSTDSISPICIPTADMASELQVDRESFVVAGWGKSSDFDSSSIRKLKVTLPGQPMSKCTKAYASQSVEFTENQLCVGGTAGRDSCRGDSGGPLMVIIDNHWHLAGIVSVGPVDCGTEGVPGIYTRLGSYLEWVAGRIELESNLTEV